A region of Micromonas commoda chromosome 4, complete sequence DNA encodes the following proteins:
- a CDS encoding predicted protein, with translation MMMNHRSRAAAGPRVPDKSKEGSESKSKTPDLAEFLEKRDWSGAITLLEYKRQGSSHDASNLEWLAYCYFHAGDPGKALETYRDLLRLESDPDPTCHTLCAACLFYLGRYQEAEEEALRGPNTKLQTRVLFHCAHKLGDENKLMTYHQQLSDSIEDQLSLASIHYLRSHYQEATDIYKRLLLDNRDNLALNVYVALCYNKLDYYDVSLEILGAYMQQYPDSALAVNLKACNQFKLFNGKAAEAELRKLHKNAGSSDAFADNDLIRHNLVVFRGGQNALQVLPPLLGVPPEARLNLVVHHLRGGEPLEALKLVKDLEPTTPQEYVLKGVTHATIGQYMDQLDAEEHLKLAQQCFQIVGSSASECDTIPGRQCMASCFYLLRQFEDVLVYLKSIAEFLKDDDNFNWNYGIATAASGDYKTGEEALMSIQSESFRLEYAFTAWLARCHIMNGKARLAWELYLRMDTNDESFALLQLIANDCYKVGAFVYATMAFDVLERLDPNPDYWEGKRGAAIGAFQMIVAGQEPKESLGDIVNMLRNTSNPQVEYIIRTLTIWARENGVPLQ, from the coding sequence ATGATGATGAATCATCggtcccgcgcggccgcgggtcCTCGCGTGCCTGACAAGAGCAAGGAGGGGTCAGAGTCTAAATCAAAGACTCCCGACCTTGCAGAGTTTTTGGAAAAGCGCGACTGGTCTGGGGCCATCACGCTCCTGGAGTACAAGCGTCAGGGGTCATCGCATGATGCCAGCAACCTAGAATGGCTAGCATACTGCTATTTTCACGCCGGCGATCCTGGCAAGGCGCTCGAAACTTATAGGGACTTATTGCGCCTGGAAAGCGACCCTGACCCGACGTGCCACACTCTCTGCGCGGCATGCCTTTTTTACCTCGGGCGCTACcaagaggcggaggaggaggcgctaCGCGGCCCGAATACCAAACTACAGACTCGCGTTTTGTTCCATTGCGCACATAAATTAGGTGATGAGAACAAGCTCATGACGTATCATCAGCAGCTGAGCGACAGCATCGAAGACCAGCTGTCGCTCGCATCAATCCACTACCTTCGGAGCCACTATCAGGAGGCCACGGATATATACAAGCGCCTACTGCTGGACAATCGCGACAATCTGGCACTGAACGTTTACGTAGCCCTATGTTACAACAAACTCGACTACTACGACGTGAGTCTGGAGATACTCGGCGCGTACATGCAACAATATCCCGATAGTGCGCTTGCAGTCAACCTCAAGGCGTGCAACCAGTTTAAGCTATTCAACGGCAAGGCagcggaggctgagctcaGGAAGCTACACAAGAATGCAGGTAGCAGTGATGCGTTCGCAGATAACGACCTCATCAGGCATAACTTAGTCGTCTTTCGTGGTGGGCAAAACGCACTGCAGGTTTTACCGCCTCTCCTGGGTGTCCCTCCTGAAGCTCGTCTCAACCTTGTGGTTCATCACCTGCGCGGTGGAGAGCCCCTTGAGGCGTTGAAGCTAGTCAAGGATCTCGAACCCACCACACCTCAGGAGTATGTACTGAAAGGTGTGACACATGCTACCATCGGGCAGTACATGGATCAATTGGACGCTGAGGAGCATCTTAAGCTTGCGCAGCAGTGCTTCCAGATAGTTGGATCGAGTGCCAGCGAGTGTGATACAATTCCGGGGAGGCAGTGTATGGCGAGCTGTTTTTACTTGCTTCGGCAGTTTGAAGACGTACTCGTGTACCTTAAGTCTATCGCGGAGTTTTTAAAGGATGACGATAACTTTAACTGGAACTATGGTATTGCTACAGCGGCGAGTGGCGATTATAAAACTGGAGAGGAGGCCCTCATGTCCATCCAGAGTGAAAGCTTTCGCCTGGAGTATGCCTTCACAGCGTGGCTCGCTCGGTGCCACATCATGAACGGCAAAGCTCGCTTGGCATGGGAACTATACTTGCGGATGGATACGAACGATGAATCATTTGCTCTATTGCAGCTCATAGCCAATGACTGCTACAAAGTTGGCGCTTTTGTTTACGCTACGATGGCATTCGACGTGCTGGAGCGTTTGGACCCCAATCCAGATTACTGGGAGGGAAAAAGAGGCGCAGCAATAGGGGCCTTCCAAATGATTGTCGCAGGTCAGGAACCAAAAGAAAGTCTCGGAGACATCGTTAACATGCTGCGTAATACGTCGAATCCTCAGGTTGAGTACATCATTCGCACGCTTACAATATGGGCAAGGGAAAATGGTGTACCGTTGCAGTAG
- a CDS encoding zinc permease family (zinc ion transport; Zn2+)-Iron (Fe2+), protein MFDGDDQYALFLSLLAGLATSVGGIIAVMKKPDQKLLAFLLGTAIGVMATLSLVELYVKNLMQNGFVEVTVAMCIGAVVYMVLEPLLPKTEALEAKVEKQGSGGDDVPTRMSKARLMRLGILMAITMTLHNLPEGFAVAFSSFTGIGPVMATAIGVHNIPEGIIVAAPVYAATGSRRYALMLATASGLSEPVGAFIALFFIKPYLTPKLLHYLLAGTGGMMTAVCIIELFPEGRKCKHDGQLLKGIVFGSLLMLSTLYVGV, encoded by the coding sequence ATGTTCGACGGCGATGATCAATACGCGTTATTTCTTTCCCTCCTGGCTGGTCTCGCCACCAGTGTGGGTGGCATCATAGCGGTGATGAAGAAACCTGACCAGAAATTGCTCGCTTTCTTGCTGGGAACTGCGATCGGCGTCATGGCCACGCTAAGCCTTGTTGAGTTGTATGTTAAAAATCTGATGCAGAACGGCTTTGTCGAGGTAACGGTAGCCATGTGCATCGGTGCAGTTGTTTACATGGTTCTAGAGCCCCTTCTGCCGAAAACAGAGGCACTGGAGGCAAAGGTCGAGAAGCAAGGCAGCGGTGGAGATGACGTCCCCACTAGAATGTCAAAGGCGAGACTCATGCGACTTGGCATCCTCATGGCCATAACAATGACGCTTCATAATCTACCGGAAGGCTTCGCTGTCGCATTCTCTTCTTTCACCGGAATCGGTCCAGTCATGGCGACTGCAATCGGCGTTCACAACATTCCAGAGGGGATCATAGTCGCTGCCCCGGTTTATGCGGCGACAGGAAGCCGTCGATATGCACTGATGCTGGCCACTGCATCGGGTTTGTCGGAGCCTGTTGGGGCGTTCATCGCGCTTTTTTTCATCAAGCCCTATTTGACGCCGAAGCTGCTGCATTATCTGCTTGCGGGAACAGGCGGCATGATGACCGCCGTATGCATCATAGAGCTGTTTCCTGAGGGGAGGAAATGCAAACATGATGGGCAGCTGCTGAAGGGTATCGTGTTCGGCTCCCTCTTGATGTTGTCAACGTTGTACGTTGGCGTTTGA
- a CDS encoding predicted protein produces the protein MFYWGDVPVEGGAKNEGADSQAKRQGSRTTSQGQEAAAVAQVGDIGPRRVLDEARAILTEHNSNDDDMLPPVGRFEWVDVEEDTKRLQAQGTGRLLSAWGVPPLQPTEADRRKQRMYERVHRTQFRKRNAANFFGNPDEIDELVLDIDKVPDREENVEIKLNRESKTATQAVAGPSRDTPAHKLGDLGDNISDARHHLRASTGNYLNMVLGQDRVTAASTAAEKQSAEAIAAQIKLDTIPAHLRRFINPQLLELPEGSQVVKISGGREHAMVLLKTSDHLERILPRHQENQGRVLMMGSGEHGQLGLGDQKPQTIPVVLATLGEHIGWGGGGLRVRMGGDRIGGHSSKVRRAIDIAAGAKHSVAVSEDGEVAAFGTDTNGCTGQGENGLSKIHRLPRWMYWISTDTTRILACATGESHTLLLSASWHVFTTGDGAYGKLGHGDTRSFSTPRRVEPLIGLKISSISAGHNHSLFITDSGLLYGCGANSHGQLGSGDCDDRMLPVRIYHPDFIGDPVHRYEEEPELRTLELQERILGPLPGVKGQFLSNLEAARPFAQPTEQQLEAAVKAREAKLGIQQQQTDEEIRLKLGIAASKPNTSRVMQACGGRAHTVILTQLGRVYVCGQSNRGQLGLGNRNSVWQPTPVQTMVNLSCVQIAAGDDHSVMLSSLGHAYVCGRNDTAQLGDGTLDDSLVPKPMQPVITKELMRDKSKYEILSLQNHPMFGVLIEQVFAAGSSTFAVVSGGENVYVCGSGAYGHPQDRNPTGFAEILRLTLDDKEQKKALVMASTVRMLRPDEQGFNDLVRQMVLYSRYNEKCLAHIMKVMMEEVLQKPTFVVLYGSILEECRKTCLGCTALAFRRVILLAIEDAGVKLLHAQSETLNKRMLHKMGWAKYQQEQREGAGSTGGSGQLTYYDMITDRDSYMDFKRFRDDCKAMQGLVRELFEVHGILLEDDMRDIAAGFPGSQHSVGIIDSEEAKKKSTFFASLSRWKSPGERAVEEATRAQHLTETLQGGNVTKRGSESADLVRQEGLSSCLPVPSRAIDEAAWEFSESVGWEQYKLSEDIRPDEGAGWGNYIEEQRKHAKYVSPVVIPGEDIEEAELAEAEKDLDDQERRQLQRLRALDRRKRLVGLDGKRIVESTLAPSFHRSNTVMTTARSEIETIMTRKLGSTSSTRLADDDSGGGERRLATRKLKLQNKLASMASSGESVQTIEEYKHNAETNPAFGYFTQDEIDAAPPEVQEERARRTFQFAQKIPEDKTFAIFEET, from the coding sequence ATGTTCTACTGGGGTGATGTTCCGGTTGAAGGTGGGGCGAAGAATGAAGGCGCGGATTCGCAGGCAAAGCGCCAAGGGAGCAGAACGACATCGCAAGGGCAAGAGGCTGCCGCTGTGGCCCAGGTCGGCGATATTGGTCCTCGGAGGGTTCTTGATGAGGCTCGTGCTATTCTGACGGAGCATAACAGCAACGATGACGATATGCTTCCTCCCGTCGGCAGATTCGAGTGGGTGGACGTGGAGGAGGACACGAAACGTTTACAAGCTCAAGGCACTGGACGTCTTCTCTCTGCCTGGGGTGTCCCACCTCTACAGCCCACTGAGGCAGACAGAAGGAAGCAGAGAATGTATGAGAGAGTGCATCGCACACAATTTCGCAAGAGAAACGCAGCAAACTTCTTTGGGAACCCGGATGAGATCGACGAGCTGGTGCTGGATATTGACAAGGTCCCAGACAGGGAAGAGAATGTCGAGATAAAACTAAATCGCGAAAGCAAGACGGCAACGCAGGCGGTAGCAGGCCCCAGTAGAGATACTCCGGCTCACAAGTTGGGCGACTTAGGTGACAATATATCGGACGCCAGACACCACCTCAGAGCCTCTACAGGCAACTATCTGAACATGGTACTCGGACAAGACCGGGTGACTGCTGCGTCCACTGCAGCCGAAAAGCAAAGCGCCGAGGCTATAGCAGCACAAATAAAGCTCGACACTATCCCCGCCCACCTCCGACGTTTTATCAACCCTCAGCTTCTTGAACTGCCAGAAGGTTCTCAGGTGGTCAAGATATCCGGAGGAAGAGAACACGCCATGGTGCTCCTGAAAACAAGCGATCATCTTGAACGCATCTTACCTCGGCATCAAGAAAACCAAGGGCGAGTGTTGATGATGGGATCCGGTGAGCATGGACAGTTGGGCCTTGGAGATCAGAAGCCGCAGACGATTCCAGTGGTGCTCGCAACTTTGGGGGAACATATTGGCTGGGGTGGGGGTGGCCTCCGTGTGCGCATGGGAGGCGATAGGATTGGTGGCCACAGTTCAAAGGTGCGGCGTGCAATTGACATCGCGGCAGGGGCGAAACATTCGGTGGCAGTCTCAGAAGATGGGGAAGTTGCTGCTTTTGGGACAGACACCAACGGCTGTACGGGACAAGGAGAAAATGGCCTGAGCAAGATTCACAGACTGCCGCGTTGGATGTACTGGATTTCTACGGACACAACTCGTATTCTTGCTTGTGCTACAGGAGAAAGTCATACGTTGCTACTGTCTGCAAGCTGGCACGTGTTCACCACAGGTGACGGTGCGTACGGGAAGCTTGGTCATGGAGACACGCGTTCATTCTCcacaccgcgacgcgtcgaaccACTCATTGGACTCAAGATCTCTTCGATATCCGCCGGACATAATCACTCGCTGTTCATAACTGACTCAGGACTTCTGTACGGCTGCGGGGCGAACTCCCATGGTCAACTCGGAAGTGGAGATTGTGATGACAGGATGTTACCCGTGCGAATTTATCACCCAGATTTCATCGGAGATCCAGTACATCGAtacgaggaggagcccgaACTCCGGACACTTGAGCTACAGGAACGAATCCTTGGACCACTCCCTGGTGTCAAAGGCCAGTTCCTCTCCAACTTGGAGGCTGCGAGGCCTTTCGCTCAGCCCACCGAACAACAGCTCGAAGCTGCGGTCAAGGCAAGAGAAGCCAAACTTGGAATCCAACAGCAACAAACTGATGAAGAAATCAGGTTAAAGTTAGGCATTGCCGCTTCCAAGCCAAACACATCCAGAGTAATGCAAGCATGCGGTGGACGAGCACATACTGTGATCTTAACGCAGCTTGGTCGGGTATATGTTTGTGGACAGTCGAATCGGGGTCAGCTCGGTCTCGGAAATCGCAACTCCGTTTGGCAACCAACGCCAGTTCAAACTATGGTAAATCTTTCGTGCGTGCAGATTGCAGCCGGAGATGATCATAGCGTCATGCTGAGCTCTTTAGGGCACGCTTACGTTTGCGGTAGGAATGACACTGCCCAGCTTGGCGACGGCACCTTGGACGATAGCTTGGTTCCCAAACCTATGCAGCCTGTTATTACGAAAGAACTCATGCGAGATAAATCTAAGTATGAGATTCTATCCCTTCAGAACCATCCGATGTTTGGCGTTCTCATCGAGCAGGTATTTGCCGCAGGATCATCTACCTTTGCCGTTGTTTCAGGTGGTGAAAACGTTTACGTTTGTGGCAGTGGGGCTTATGGACATCCCCAAGATCGGAACCCAACTGGATTCGCTGAAATCCTACGGCTTACATTGGATGACAAGGAGCAGAAAAAAGCTTTAGTGATGGCTTCAACTGTGCGAATGCTTCGCCCTGACGAACAAGGTTTCAATGATTTGGTACGTCAGATGGTGCTCTACTCTCGATACAATGAAAAGTGCCTGGCCCATATAATGAAGGTGATGATGGAGGAAGTGTTGCAGAAACCTACTTTTGTTGTACTGTACGGTTCCATCTTAGAGGAATGTAGGAAAACGTGCCTGGGCTGCACTGCTCTTGCATTCCGAAGGGTCATCCTGCTTGCGATAGAGGACGCAGGAGTAAAACTTCTGCATGCACAAAGTGAGACTCTGAACAAACGGATGCTGCACAAAATGGGTTGGGCTAAGTATCAGCAAGAGCAGAGGGAAGGCGCAGGATCCACAGGTGGCTCTGGACAGCTCACATACTATGACATGATAACTGACAGGGACAGCTATATGGACTTCAAAAGATTTCGCGATGATTGCAAAGCCATGCAGGGTCTGGTACGAGAATTGTTTGAGGTGCACGGAATTCTGCTGGAAGATGATATGAGGGATATAGCTGCGGGCTTTCCTGGCAGTCAACACAGCGTCGGCATTATCGACAGTGAAGAGGCAAAGAAGAAGTCAACTTTTTTTGCAAGTTTGTCGCGCTGGAAAAGTCCTGGCGAACGTGCtgtggaggaggcgacgcgcgcacaACATTTGACGGAAACCCTGCAAGGAGGCAACGTTACCAAACGTGGAAGCGAGTCCGCAGATTTAGTCCGTCAGGAGGGTTTGTCTTCCTGTCTACCTGTGCCCAGTCGCGCGATTGATGAGGCGGCATGGGAGTTTTCAGAATCTGTGGGATGGGAGCAGTACAAGCTTTCAGAGGACATCAGACCAGATGAAGGGGCTGGATGGGGAAATTACATCGAAGAGCAACGAAAGCATGCAAAATATGTGTCTCCGGTCGTTATCCCAGGAGAAGACATAGAAGAAGCAGAGCTGGCAGAAGCTGAGAAAGATCTTGACGATCAAGAGCGCCGCCAGCTGCAGCGCCTGCGTGCACTTGATAGACGGAAAAGACTTGTCGGCTTGGACGGGAAACGTATTGTGGAGAGTACGCTGGCGCCTTCGTTCCATAGGTCAAATACTGTGATGACGACTGCGAGATCCGAAATTGAGACAATAATGACACGTAAGCTTGGTTCAACATCAAGCACGAGGCTTGCAGATGATGATTCAGGTGGCGGTGAAAGGCGTTTAGCCACCAGGAAGTTGAAGCTACAAAATAAACTGGCCAGTATGGCGTCATCAGGTGAAAGTGTTCAAACCATCGAGGAGTACAAACATAATGCAGAGACAAATCCAGCATTCGGGTATTTCACTCAAGATGAAATTGATGCGGCTCCTCCGGAGGTGCAGGAagagcgcgcgaggcgaacaTTTCAGTTTGCGCAAAAGATACCCGAGGACAAAACATTTGCAATTTTTGAAGAGACATAA
- a CDS encoding metallophosphoesterase: MSSSEQVELELGQKAFVLGGGIRSDGSDPAHRRRGVYEPLTRRQILFRVAVIITAACSCLAVGVGIGISIGKSGGGSSAGEAEVSGVYADAAREPEDYLSFLVVGDWGRRGEYNQTVVAEAMGRCAELSKPAFVVSVGDNFYEGGLNSLDDPEFKQSFTDVYNHPSLQVPWHAVLGNHDYGDCGYNETRGEKECPNEADVNRSPSFQLHPTLRRRDWRWYAGRNFELRPVADVHMCFVDTNPHVTSYRKYDWFNRPGGLEQQVRSAESDKLKLMSTLQGSDARWKLVFGHHPMYSNGFWRDEVEDVRNALEVTIMQGGAAAYFNGHDHDLQHTSKEETVDVNCSGVTTPAKRRLHHFTSGAGSKTGRGFGTSETEFEYDGAGFASVRVSHDRMKVQFWGPALKGAEGLLYTVVINPILGC, translated from the coding sequence ATGTCTTCCTCTGAGCAGGTTGAGTTGGAGCTCGGGCAAAAAGCGTTCGtcctgggcggcggcatccggAGCGACGGCTCGGACCCCGCTCATAGGCGCCGTGGCGTATACGAGCCCCTTACGCGTCGTCAAATATTGTTTCGTGTTGCAGTTATAATTACTGCCGCGTGCTCTTGCCTagcggtcggcgtcggcatcggcATCTCCATCGGGAAGAGCGGAGGAGGATCctcggcgggcgaggcggaggttTCTGGAGTTTACGCTGACGCCGCGCGTGAACCTGAAGACTATCTCTCTTTTTTGGTTGTCGGCGATtgggggcgccgaggagagTACAATCAAACTGTTGTAGCGGAAGCGATGGGAAGATGTGCCGAGTTATCGAAGCCTGCATTCGTCGTCTCGGTTGGAGACAACTTTTACGAAGGCGGTCTCAACTCTCTTGATGACCCAGAGTTTAAGCAGTCGTTCACTGACGTCTACAATCACCCTAGTCTGCAAGTGCCCTGGCACGCGGTGCTGGGAAATCATGATTACGGTGATTGTGGCTACAACGAAACGAGAGGCGAAAAGGAATGTCCAAATGAAGCAGACGTGAACCGGTCACCGAGCTTCCAGCTGCACCCAAcgctgcgtcgtcgcgactgGAGGTGGTATGCCGGGCGAAACTTTGAGCTCCGACCCGTGGCTGACGTCCACATGTGTTTCGTTGACACAAACCCGCACGTGACGAGCTACAGGAAATATGATTGGTTCAATAGACCAGGCGGCCTTGAGCAGCAGGTTCGAAGTGCTGAAAGCGACAAACTTAAACTCATGTCGACACTCCAAGGTTCAGATGCGCGGTGGAAGCTGGTTTTTGGACATCACCCGATGTACAGCAACGGATTCTGGAGAGACGAAGTCGAGGATGTCCGAAATGCATTGGAAGTTACAATCATGCAAGGTGGCGCAGCGGCGTACTTCAACGGGCATGATCATGACTTGCAGCACACATCAAAGGAAGAAACTGTGGATGTCAACTGCAGTGGAGTAACCACGCCTGCGAAGCGAAGACTGCACCATTTCACATCGGGCGCAGGATCCAAGACTGGTCGTGGCTTCGGGACGTCGGAGACCGAATTTGAGTATGACGGCGCTGGTTTCGCCTCTGTACGTGTTTCACACGACCGCATGAAGGTCCAGTTCTGGGGGCCAGCCCTCAAGGGAGCTGAAGGTTTGCTCTACACAGTTGTCATCAACCCGATTCTAGGCTGTTAA
- a CDS encoding predicted protein encodes MVATRKSKVLPEPVSATDSADADSEETQNFNYERKQGLSRLRLGKSTDIENVRVWPLCFAIAIEKSRRIRPGIMVASSSLLAGVSYHLHESDSELLPTALISSPLTVFILVETATLCAAFFILLPGTMAQAYREDKTTAFMVEDSAVLSALPTAVARFAVGSGIAWQRAALAVVRDGALFMTLYLLCVAVLVGGEDDVNLEQLGDDSLSDSGESAFRRDGWQEMDGGISVHSYSSHANSDEVEASFE; translated from the exons ATGGTAGCCACTCGAAAGAGTAAAGTCTTGCCCGAACCCGTGTCAGCGACGGATAGCGCAGATGCCGACAGCGAGGAGACGCAGAACTTCAATTACGAACGAAAACAGGGGCTCTCGCGGCTTCGGTTGGGGAAGAGCACGGACATCGAAAACGTCAGAGTATGGCCCTTATGTTTCGCTATTGCCATCGAAAAGAGTCGTAGGATTCGACCAGGCATCATGGTCGCATCATCCAGCCTTCTCGCAGGCGTCTCATACCACCTGCATGAGTCAGACTCAGAGTTGCTG CCGACCGCACTGATTTCATCGCCGTTGACGGTTTTCATCCTCGTCGAGACCGCCACCCTGTGCGCCGCGTTTTTCATCCTTCTGCCTGGCACGATGGCTCAGGCATATCGTGAAGACAAGACGACCGCTTTCATGGTGGAGGATAGTGCGGTGCTCTCAGCGCTGCCAACTGCGGTGGCGAGATTCGCGGTGGGCTCGGGCATCGCATGGCAAAGGGCGGCACTCGCGGTGGTgagggacggcgcgctgTTCATGACGCTATACCTGTTGTGCGTGGCGGTTTTGGTTGGGGGCGAGGATGACGTGAACCTCGAGCAACTCGGCGATGATAGCCTGTCTGATAGTGGGGAGAGCGCATTCCGCAGGGATGGCTGGCAAGAAATGGACGGGGGAATATCTGTCCACTCTTATAGTTCACACGCGAATTCCGACGAGGTCGAAGCGAGCTTTGAATAA
- a CDS encoding predicted protein, whose translation MQAEVWKREQEKAHEERRLEEMRKEIAEERKLQELQMQAAEAGHIDKVERLEFMYKGGPLMSAAEKSREEEAYLLGEKKYVPPKEKDQLKKAAAAGGALLADGPAARNETWNKLNADPLLMMRMQEQDARKHVTENPVKMAQIRREVAELRQQKKEKKRAKKEAKKEAKKAKKEAIRDEIRRKILGEGGYATTKQKEGKTSRRSKSDDDNSSSSSSGSPVRNSRGRSRSRSRSRSRERRTRKEDSDGRDTRNEGAPFRKRGRSRSHSRGRDRDNDRVRGVRDDASAQDGSKGYGLTYANQRAEQAAAVRRERRNEWRESTKDERDAAEESARKAKEEAWAKTGGKNSVGHRTGRLTEEEKAARLRAMMDDAQVHDEARWKRLRKNSADEEKSLGELAVGAPAQHHSKAAAFLEDAQRKVFAGGGGMEDRIQTTKYFTQRGGDGKSFRR comes from the coding sequence ATGCAGGCAGAGGTGTGGAAGCGCGAGCAGGAGAAGGCTCACGAGGAACGCCGGTTGGAAGAAATGCGGAAGGAaatcgccgaggagcggAAGCTGCAGGAACTACAGATGCAGGCTGCGGAGGCCGGTCACATCGACAAAGTTGAGCGGCTCGAGTTCATGTACAAGGGCGGACCTTTaatgagcgcggcggagaaatCTCGTGAGGAGGAAGCTTACTTGCTCGGGGAGAAAAAGTACGTGCCTCCGAAGGAGAAGGACCAGTTGAAGAAGGCTGCTGCCGCAGGTGGTGCCCTGCTAGCAGACGGACCAGCGGCGCGGAATGAGACATGGAATAAACTCAACGCAGACCCACTGCTCATGATGCGGATGCAAGAGCAGGACGCTCGCAAACACGTGACGGAGAACCCGGTAAAGATGGCCCAGATAAGGAGAGAAGTCGCGGAGCTCCGACAGCAGAAGAAGGAGAAAAAACGagccaagaaggaggccaagaaggaggccaagaaggccaagaaggaAGCCATCAGGGACGAAATTCGAAGAAAAATTTTGGGCGAGGGAGGATACGCAACGACCAAACAAAAAGAGGGGAAAACATCGAGACGCTCGAAGAGTGATGACGACAACTCTTCATCATCTTCGTCTGGAAGCCCTGTCCGCAACAGCAGAGGACGCAGCCGGTCGAGGTCAAGGTCGAGGTCCAGGGAGCGCAGAACGCGCAAGGAAGATAGTGATGGACGCGACACTCGTAACGAAGGAGCACCATTCCGTAAGCGTGGTCGCAGTCGCAGCCACAGCAGGGGCAGAGATCGTGACAATGATCGAGTCAGAGGCGTCAGGGATGATGCAAGTGCCCAGGATGGCTCGAAAGGGTACGGTCTCACCTATGCAAACCAGCGCGCAGAGCAAGCCGCCGCTgtccgacgcgaacgccgaaATGAATGGCGTGAATCCACTAAAGATGAGCGAGACGCCGCAGAGGAATCAGCGCGGAAAGCAAAGGAGGAAGCGTGGGCAAAGACAGGTGGAAAGAACTCTGTTGGGCACCGCACGGGAAGactcaccgaggaggagaaggctgcgCGGCTCCGTGCAATGATGGATGATGCCCAAGTACACGACGAGGCGAGATGGAAACGACTGAGGAAGAACTCGGCAGATGAAGAAAAGAGCCTCGGAGAGCTTGCAGTGGGGGCACCAGCTCAACACCACTCGAAAGCTGCTGCCTTCCTCGAGGATGCTCAGCGGAAAGTTTTTGCCGGTGGTGGGGGCATGGAGGACAGGATCCAAACGACGAAATACTTCACACAacgtggcggcgatgggaaATCATTCAGGCGGTAG